From Cotesia glomerata isolate CgM1 linkage group LG3, MPM_Cglom_v2.3, whole genome shotgun sequence:
aatttttaattaatgtcaaaataaatgatttattctTTAGAAAGAAAATACTGTGGATGGCAAGCATGATTcctcttgttaattttttatcaaggcAGTTTCGTGTAAATTGTTATATAAAAaggtgaataatttttttaagctcaaaaaaCCATCACCGACTATTTTAATTACgggtcaaaaaatattttttattttttaattacctaGTAAatatttgtctaaaaaaaatatcgagtttaaaaaaagttttagaaaaaataaaaaaataaaaatatctaaaatcattttactGATTCAAATGATCGCTACCCGGCAAAATGTCATgcctcaaaaataaaaaaacaaaaaaaacgtgtcgctactaaaaaaaaaaaaaaaaaaaaattcaaattttcaaatttcaaatttattattttttattttaaaacaataaatggttaaaatttttagaatcagAGACATGGcttttaatacaataattataaagtcCCTCACAAAaagatgaattaaaaaaaaatttataatgtagaaaaaaaaaagtgaaataataatattatatatagacaATAGTATAGTTGCtgattgttgttgttgttatgaaaacaaattgtaaatatttgagCTTTTGTAAGACTCACCCTGCGGGCCAGAGGGATTTGAGTTGGAGTTAGGCTGCGAGGAGTTGGGCTGAGGAGGCTGGGGTGGTGGCTGGGTACCTGGAGGCGGCCCATTTTGGGGCATGTTCCAAGAGTTCCATGAACCCCCGGGACCACCACCCGCAGCTCCACCTGTACCGGCTGTAGGCCCATAACCACCTGATGCGGCCGCCGCTGGCCCACCTGCGATCATTAATTACAACCGATCCACGTCATGATTAAACattctcattttttaattaattcagcgATTGTACAAGTAGAGAGAGATCATGAGAATGCACGAGTTTTATTTACTTGAcggtgatttttttatttttataattactcaagttcatttaaattttttcgtacGTGATTTATTGtctattagggtggcgcaaaaaaaaaccgactatttttttttttgagtctcgagtgaaaaaatgtcagtttttgattttttaagaggtcgctccaaatttttttaaattttaaaaatcgaaattttttttttttattttttttctcgttacgtcataattttatagaccgaaaaaaaataagttcctgaaagtttcaattcaaaatttaaattttgaaaggtcgctcataatttttttttaatttcagtcaAAAAATGCTGATCCAATTAAATagttactaataaattaaaaaaaaattatgagcgaccttttaaaattcacattttgaactgaaactttcaggaaaaactttttttttgttctataaaattatgaagtaacgagaaaaaaaatttaaaaaaaaaaaaatttgatttttgaagttaaaaaatttggaacatcttaaaaaattttttttcaagctgtCTAACATtttctaacattttttcactcgagacttaaaaaaaaaaaatagttggttttttttgcgccaccctattgtctatatatttatcatcCTTGTATTTTCTTTCTGATATATCGggttcaataataataacaatattaataataataataatcgtcttAACAGTGACGTTTGCCACTGgagtaattttctttataaaaatttattataaagtatcTTTGGAGCGAAAGTGGGTCGGATTGTTAGTTAAGCAGGATCAGGATCGGgattaaaaatagtattcttcagtataaaataataataatattaaatgactagaaaaaaaataaatgaaatatggCGACGGAGGCAATCGTAGAGGAAGGACGTGGAAATGATCTTTAAACTCGTAAATTTGTTCTCTCTCTACTCTACTCtcgactttaaaaattaacatgtaaAGTAAATGTCTATTAAAgatagtattttaatttatttaatattcattgaTTTGTTgtctgaaatttaaaattattaaacaaatcaACACACTAAAAATCAATACTTagacttataaaaaaattaaaaaaaaataaaaaaaaataaactaattaataaataaataattaaataaaaacaaagctACGTTTTAGAAACTACAAAAGATCATTcactttacaatttaaaattcaaaataaaataaataaagcaatacaaataaaatgcAGTCGATTTAAAAGAAACGTTGGATCGACTGCCTCTGTCGCGTTTCAGTCgtaactatttaaataaaaaaaaaaaaaaatttaatacagaaggtaaaagataaatttattaaaattaatattttatgtatttaatataTGACTCTATACACGGAAATAATAAGatatcccagattatactcagtgatatctgtggtgaaaaaatttttagatactagctaaaaaaaatccagattatattgcgtgatatctggattatactagctgttgtctgaaatttttttcgctcagtatcatctgggatgatatccagtatcatcttgttctttccgtatagatcagtaattttaattaataaagaggAGAAACAagaatagttattattataagccGAGGTACCCGATCCAATTTTTGAAGAATGactaattattcattattattccttcaccataatattttatcggtaAAAGGTCTCATACCATCTGAGAAAATCTTAGGTGAAAATACAACAATTAACCCTTCAGCACTCTCGCTATGAAATTTTCTCTCACGCTCAATaataactcaaattttctttcaaattttaaatggaatgactatgtgattttttttctatctgccaaaaaattaatattatttcagattgcaatattattatttcaattgttctataatataaaaaaataaaataaattttattaactctgtGAGATATTTTCTCATCGCAATAGTAAAGTAAGGGggtcagaatttaaaaaatcgggttTGATCGATACAGTTCGGAGGTTCCCGTAAGAGTGCATTTGTGTTtgtatgtattattattaaatattattgataaataagtcaattttttttttttttaatttatcttatttgagattttttaaattaaaggggCTATAAGCATGCGTGCGCTTCCACAAAAGGCGTGAGAGTTTTTCTTATCGCGCGAGTAATGATAGTAAATCGTTTTGCGAGAGTGCTGAAGggttaaggaagttcgagcataactaatgagtcaaaataatgttaggatttttttttaatttcaagtcttaccaatatttgtcaaaattctttattttaattaaaaatcatttaaacaatttaataattgatgattttaccttatttaataaaataaagtaataaaatgactttggtatttattacttgccggaatagcgcgcttgattaCACCCATAACAGAGACGTGAAtaagtgtgtgagttaaacatttctctctgtaactatatttctatccttttcttttttctcaactGTTGACGcaatgttgtcaaatctttattcgaataaatagctgacgataaacgagttacaaacataaaattgaactttaaatatttcaaaaattatatcggtaatgtattattattaatttgtttttatattttgcaataatccaagtttcttgtgtatagttttttatccgtaaaagttgggaagttaatattgaaaaaaataattaaagtctcgacaaaagtttgtccgccataagagcccgtgtataaggagataaaatatgtgatttttaaaatttaatatctaagtaactaaacggtgaattttttttaaattttgggattagataaattacgtatttatttatacgtatacttaatttcaaagctcaaaatttgaaattattttttacattagattcgctcgaacttccttaaagaATTGGATCGGGTACCTCAACCTCggcttataataataactatactTGTTTCTCctctttattaataaatattttatttatgttttatataatatttatttaagcaaATTTTGAAACATCTGTTACCTTCggtattgttaaaaaataattataaagtttGGTAATAAAAACTTACCGTAGCTTCCGTAACCCTGAGTAGCAGCTGCTGGCTGGACGTTGTAGCTGCTTCCCCACTGATGAGGTGGCGGTGGAGGAATCTGCTGCTGCTGAGGAGGTCCTGGTGGAGCACCCCATCCTTGAGCGTTGTACTGAGTGCTGTATCCAGCGTAACCACCAGTCTGAGGATTAGTACCCCATCCTTGGTACCCTTGCATCATGTTGCCGGGTGGACCCATGTGTCCTCCCATCATCGGGCCTCCCATCTGACCATTAGGTCCACCCATGGGGCCCATGTTACCGGCCATACCCATTGGCGGGCCACCTTGCTGAGGCTGATGGCCCCATTGTCCTTGGTGGCCGTCATTCATCTTGCTTGATGAATCACGTGGCTCCGCACGCTTGATTTCAACCTGCAACACAGTAAGTTACATCGTTaagtattttcatttttagagcggttaaaaatttttaatgcaaataaataatttaattaaaatccgCTCCTCTGCTGCCtgctttaatttattttcactattgttaattttttatattattttatttaattaataaattattttactttaattataattaattatatttaatttaattgtaagtGAGATTATAGTGAAAAAGTAAAAGTCGCAGGACTTTTACTCTTATTcttaatgatatttaattaaattatttgttattttttttttattgtttattttatgtataacTAGTGATTTATACCTGTTTTCCATTCAAGTTGACGAAATGCTCAGCTACGCAACGGTCGACTCCTTCCTCGTCTTCGAAGCTCAGAAATCCAAATCCTGTTTTcgtaataatatttgttatagatcatttttttttaatttatttaacatcaatTTTCCGTAATATTTTCTTCAGATGCaacttttaagaaaaatatttatttaagagaTCTTCATTAAGGGGGAACACCGCTGTggcaatcgaaaaaaaaaaaaggtaattttcgggaatttttttgacggaaaataaattagtgtgagggtcgatttttttaacttcccgctaagaaaatcgaagattttcgaaaaatcggtaagttattgttttcaccccgttttgcaaaaagcgaggtttcaacagatctcgacgttttgaagctcTAAGAAGTTTCCCcttaagaagggtttacattttttctctctctcgccctctattggacaaacgaaagtatctctgtcatacttgtacaacaaatggaatcttaaaacgcattttatacataaataaatgaaaattttccaaaaaagcgcttcgctctttaatagataatttaattatctttcgAAGAGCGAAtcgttttttttcgaaattttatcacatacattagaaaaacacgtttgaaaatcaactataaaccgctcttaaaaagttgttttttttttttttcattttttttaaatatctccgaattggctaaACCGATCaatctcaaaaactaatcagctcttaaccttgaaaacccgtatcgatcgccaccaaaagcgtcagaatcggttgatgcgtttatttatttatttatttatttacatttaggCCCAACAGCAATTGCCATTAACAGGGccactaataataattttaattacatcgAGTTTTACACAAGAGAGACACATAAATAGTTAACACagataaatattgttaaattaacataatatattcattaaaattaaaatgtaatctgatttattaattcctgtgctgttatttaaaatttattttgagttaACTACGCAAGTTTACTAGAATAGATGCTATGTCATTGGTAGTTAATATTTGAGTAGATCCTAGTAAGTCACAATCATGGACGCAATTGTTtacaattatattacataGGTTTAACATCCTATAAACAGGGGAAGTTTGAGCCAGAACTGACTTGACTGTgggtaaataaaataaatctgtTGTTCTTAAATTACACGACGGTATTAATATTGGTACCTGCTGCAATAATCTAGGACAGTCTACTAAACCTGTAAGCaacttttttacaaataatatagatgaGCAAGCTCATCTTGTTTATGAGATATCgatgtcgaaaaaaatcgaaaaaagtgttttttttgtagtaattccgaaatttttcatcagatcaatttttttgttcaaaattatttttagagctcaaaaaaccacatcgatcgccgcctaccgcgtgaaaatcagttgatttattaaaaagttacagcagtttgaaaattagaaaaatcgtgtttcatcgaattttgataagacttttgagctcgaagagctcaaaataacacataaattgtatttttgagctcgaagagctcaaaaaagtcaTGTGCAATTTTaggcgcctaggtatggaattagcgggaagttgcagggatgtccttcagggtcaaccgttttcctaatttttttttttttgttttaacccagctaaaaaaatctttaaaatcaaaatttcttaaattccGTACGTGCAACGATAACTCTAtccttattgattaaaaagcaatttgggtttttattttgagatgatccgtttttgagttatcgaaccgaccatggagggggaaattttttctagggctatccgatccccaaattctttcattttccttgtcaaaaaaattttcgaaaatcaactctttttttcgattgtcaCAGTGGTGTACCCCCTTaagtaacaattaaaaaaaattaattttttaaaaattaaaatattaaatataaatatcattgATACGATGCTATAAAGATCTCCCAAAATTGaagaaacaattaattaattaataataattaatttctaacagacaaatagattaaaatttatattatcctaattataataatgctaaatatcttaaatttatttatataataaataattaaaaatgactaGTGAAAACTACTAAGCTTATTTAGTTTATAGCTGAGTTAtagtataataaaattattaaattacacaataacttaataataaattaatattaattcgacattgattatataatttaattaataataaatgtaacgattttataaattcagtaTTCACTGctaaatatttatagtttaattatataaaataaatgcttAATTGAAAGTGTTAA
This genomic window contains:
- the LOC123261899 gene encoding heterogeneous nuclear ribonucleoprotein 27C-like isoform X5 produces the protein MRVKPEMDDDEKGKLFVGGLSWETTQENLQRYFSRYGEVIDCVVMKNSESGRSRGFGFVTFSDPANVALVLQNGPHQLDGRTIDPKPCNPRTLQKPKRSGGFPKVFLGGLPSNVTETDLRQFFSRFGKVMEVVIMYDQEKKKSRGFGFLSFEDEEGVDRCVAEHFVNLNGKQVEIKRAEPRDSSSKMNDGHQGQWGHQPQQGGPPMGMAGNMGPMGGPNGQMGGPMMGGHMGPPGNMMQGYQGWGTNPQTGGYAGYSTQYNAQGWGAPPGPPQQQQIPPPPPHQWGSSYNVQPAAATQGYGSYGGPAAAASGGYGPTAGTGGAAGGGPGGSWNSWNMPQNGPPPGTQPPPQPPQPNSSQPNSNSNPSGPQELTSAKVKTDYGSMTLVSNGDVAPGPQRFSLSQHTNYHPYRR
- the LOC123261899 gene encoding heterogeneous nuclear ribonucleoprotein 27C-like isoform X4; its protein translation is MRVKPEMDDDEKGKLFVGGLSWETTQENLQRYFSRYGEVIDCVVMKNSESGRSRGFGFVTFSDPANVALVLQNGPHQLDGRTIDPKPCNPRTLQKPKRSGGFPKVFLGGLPSNVTETDLRQFFSRFGKVMEVVIMYDQEKKKSRGFGFLSFEDEEGVDRCVAEHFVNLNGKQVEIKRAEPRDSSSKMNDGHQGQWGHQPQQGGPPMGMAGNMGPMGGPNGQMGGPMMGGHMGPPGNMMQGYQGWGTNPQTGGYAGYSTQYNAQGWGAPPGPPQQQQIPPPPPHQWGSSYNVQPAAATQGYGSYGGPAAAASGGYGPTAGTGGAAGGGPGGSWNSWNMPQNGPPPGTQPPPQPPQPNSSQPNSNSNPSGPQGIRYGATNLSNVPAAPGTTDIHIGGSKRAGYSTAPNNTSKFHPYGR
- the LOC123261899 gene encoding heterogeneous nuclear ribonucleoprotein 27C-like isoform X7 encodes the protein MRVKPEMDDDEKGKLFVGGLSWETTQENLQRYFSRYGEVIDCVVMKNSESGRSRGFGFVTFSDPANVALVLQNGPHQLDGRTIDPKPCNPRTLQKPKRSGGFPKVFLGGLPSNVTETDLRQFFSRFGKVMEVVIMYDQEKKKSRGFGFLSFEDEEGVDRCVAEHFVNLNGKQVEIKRAEPRDSSSKMNDGHQGQWGHQPQQGGPPMGMAGNMGPMGGPNGQMGGPMMGGHMGPPGNMMQGYQGWGTNPQTGGYAGYSTQYNAQGWGAPPGPPQQQQIPPPPPHQWGSSYNVQPAAATQGYGSYGGPAAAASGGYGPTAGTGGAAGGGPGGSWNSWNMPQNGPPPGTQPPPQPPQPNSSQPNSNSNPSGPQGTTDIHIGGSKRAGYSTAPNNTSKFHPYGR